The following are from one region of the Salirhabdus salicampi genome:
- a CDS encoding cobyrinate a,c-diamide synthase codes for MKRFMVAGTHTGVGKTTITTGLMSAFKQKGLTVQGYKCGPDFIDPTFHSVVTGRKSHNLDSYMLREQTIRNIVSKYSKDVDLSIIEGMMGLYDGVSFLSDEGSSAHISEVTETPILLIVEAGQKARSIAAEVLGFQQMNPRLKIFGVIISKVSSVTYYELLKGAIESVCNTKVFGYLPFHSSFKLPERHLGLIPAVGDSDWDDTVHQISKTLVQTVDIQSIYDYLNTPPIPSAKSNYEIQSTVKIAVAYDAAFHFYYEENFEILRQHGAECVYFSPLKGEIIPSDCHGLYIGGGFPEHFASQFSNKVKLDIKDRVEAGLPVIAECGGFMFLAKELIDGQGNKFDMVGILPAIARMNEQLQAIRYIELSPSPHNHMISNVHNIKGHEFHYSNMDMLDSLPPAFFASDHSLVGYIYKNVIASYVHLHFASNENIAKQFVRYCKHHNSLQT; via the coding sequence ATGAAACGATTTATGGTTGCTGGTACTCATACAGGTGTTGGTAAGACCACGATTACGACTGGGCTTATGTCTGCCTTCAAACAAAAGGGTTTGACTGTTCAAGGGTATAAATGTGGACCCGATTTTATTGATCCTACCTTTCACTCTGTCGTTACAGGCAGGAAATCACATAACTTGGATAGCTACATGTTACGTGAACAAACGATACGGAATATCGTTTCAAAATATAGTAAAGATGTAGACCTTTCCATAATAGAAGGAATGATGGGCCTATATGACGGGGTTTCTTTTTTGTCGGATGAAGGAAGTTCCGCACATATTAGTGAAGTGACTGAAACCCCTATACTCCTTATTGTAGAAGCAGGGCAAAAGGCGCGAAGTATAGCGGCGGAAGTTCTTGGCTTTCAACAGATGAATCCCCGTTTGAAAATATTCGGCGTAATTATTAGTAAAGTAAGCAGTGTTACATATTATGAATTGCTGAAGGGTGCCATTGAATCCGTCTGTAACACGAAAGTGTTTGGATATCTGCCGTTTCACTCCAGTTTTAAATTACCAGAACGACATTTAGGGCTTATACCTGCTGTAGGGGATAGCGATTGGGATGATACTGTTCATCAAATAAGTAAGACATTGGTCCAGACTGTGGATATACAAAGCATATATGACTATTTGAATACACCTCCAATCCCTTCCGCTAAATCCAATTATGAGATACAATCAACAGTAAAAATAGCTGTAGCCTATGACGCCGCTTTTCATTTTTATTACGAAGAGAACTTTGAGATTCTTAGACAGCATGGTGCTGAATGTGTCTATTTTTCACCATTAAAAGGAGAGATCATTCCCTCGGATTGTCATGGACTCTACATAGGCGGTGGCTTTCCGGAACATTTTGCTAGCCAATTTTCTAATAAAGTAAAACTTGATATTAAAGATAGAGTGGAGGCTGGGCTACCTGTTATTGCAGAATGTGGTGGCTTTATGTTTTTAGCGAAGGAATTAATTGATGGACAAGGCAACAAATTCGATATGGTCGGAATATTACCAGCTATTGCCCGTATGAACGAACAATTACAAGCTATTCGTTATATAGAGCTGTCACCATCACCTCATAATCATATGATATCAAATGTACATAATATTAAAGGTCATGAGTTTCATTATTCGAATATGGACATGTTAGATTCATTGCCGCCGGCCTTTTTTGCTAGTGACCATAGCCTGGTAGGCTACATATACAAAAATGTTATAGCTTCATATGTACACCTTCATTTTGCTTCAAACGAAAATATTGCAAAACAATTTGTTCGTTATTGTAAACATCATAATAGCCTGCAGACGTAA
- a CDS encoding heme ABC transporter ATP-binding protein — protein sequence MLTAQNIHMTLDETPVLHDVTFQVDHGACFGIIGPNGSGKSTLLKILSGYLEPTRGTVYLEGKNIRHISQKKLARKMAVLSQEALYPYPMAVVDAVSMGRYPHLKWYEREKEDDIAKVSEVMKATNVEHFQHKTLDTLSGGERQRVAIAKAMAQNPDILLLDEPTTYLDIHHQLALLEMIQQWKSEEGITVIIVLHDLNLASQFCDKLLLLNNGQIEVIGKSEEVITEKNILKVYETKPEVIPHPIHRVPQVLLTKKGLIK from the coding sequence ATGCTTACTGCACAAAATATTCATATGACATTAGATGAAACCCCCGTTTTACATGATGTAACGTTTCAAGTGGACCATGGAGCTTGTTTTGGCATTATTGGACCAAATGGGTCTGGTAAATCTACGTTGTTAAAAATACTATCAGGATACCTTGAACCGACCCGAGGCACGGTTTATTTAGAAGGGAAAAATATTCGCCACATTTCACAAAAAAAGCTTGCACGAAAAATGGCCGTCTTGTCTCAGGAAGCTCTCTATCCTTATCCGATGGCTGTCGTGGACGCTGTGTCCATGGGACGTTATCCCCACCTTAAATGGTATGAGAGGGAAAAAGAGGATGATATCGCGAAGGTATCTGAAGTGATGAAAGCTACAAACGTAGAACATTTCCAACATAAAACATTGGACACATTAAGTGGTGGTGAAAGACAGCGAGTAGCGATTGCAAAGGCAATGGCCCAAAACCCCGATATTTTATTGTTAGATGAACCGACAACTTATTTAGATATACATCACCAATTAGCATTGCTGGAAATGATTCAACAATGGAAGAGTGAGGAAGGAATAACAGTTATTATCGTTTTACATGATTTAAATTTGGCTTCTCAATTTTGTGATAAATTATTACTTTTAAACAATGGCCAAATTGAAGTAATCGGGAAAAGTGAAGAGGTAATTACGGAGAAAAATATCCTTAAGGTATATGAGACGAAACCAGAAGTTATTCCCCACCCAATCCATCGTGTTCCGCAAGTGTTATTAACAAAAAAGGGTTTGATAAAATGA
- a CDS encoding FecCD family ABC transporter permease — protein MEQRNRWMVTLAIWLPILLGLLTFTIIVSVSIGSANIDVKTVWLILLSKIPFVGGVVDQTWSSTVEKIIIDIRMPRVLLGVLVGAALASAGTIYQAVLRNPLADPFILGVSSGSALGACLVLLFGWKFILLGNWTLPVVAFSCGMITLVIVYFLAKVNRRIHIETLILSGVVVQAFIAAALSLILALADERMQTIMFWLMGSLTLTNWGHHMIVLPFVLVGVIITWFMARELNILSLGEETAYYTGVSVPKVRVTLLVIASLITGAAVSVSGTIGFVGLVIPHIIRLLFGSDNRIILPLSIIGGAIFLVLADTLARTILSPRELPIGIITAFLGAPFFAYLLRKKRTGYF, from the coding sequence ATGGAACAAAGAAATAGGTGGATGGTAACGTTAGCTATTTGGCTACCAATCCTTCTTGGTCTACTAACTTTCACGATTATTGTTTCTGTTTCTATTGGAAGTGCGAATATTGATGTAAAAACCGTTTGGCTTATTTTACTATCTAAAATACCCTTCGTTGGGGGTGTTGTTGATCAAACGTGGAGTTCCACAGTGGAAAAGATTATTATCGATATTCGCATGCCTCGTGTTTTACTAGGGGTGTTAGTAGGAGCGGCGTTAGCATCGGCGGGTACCATTTATCAAGCAGTGTTACGCAACCCTTTAGCAGACCCATTTATATTAGGTGTATCATCGGGGTCTGCTTTAGGGGCTTGTTTAGTCCTCTTATTCGGATGGAAGTTTATCCTTCTCGGAAATTGGACTTTACCTGTCGTAGCGTTTAGTTGTGGAATGATCACATTAGTTATTGTATATTTCCTCGCTAAAGTGAATCGACGTATTCATATAGAAACCTTAATTTTATCTGGGGTGGTTGTTCAAGCTTTTATTGCAGCCGCCCTTTCTTTAATTTTAGCTCTAGCAGATGAACGCATGCAGACCATTATGTTTTGGTTAATGGGGAGTTTGACATTAACGAATTGGGGTCACCACATGATTGTTTTACCGTTTGTCTTAGTTGGGGTAATCATAACTTGGTTTATGGCAAGGGAATTGAATATTCTATCTTTAGGTGAAGAAACGGCGTACTATACAGGAGTGTCAGTACCTAAAGTCAGAGTCACGTTATTAGTGATTGCGTCACTCATTACAGGAGCAGCTGTATCAGTTTCTGGAACTATTGGTTTTGTTGGATTAGTCATTCCTCATATAATTCGACTTTTGTTCGGCTCTGACAACCGAATTATATTGCCTTTATCCATTATAGGTGGGGCAATCTTTTTAGTATTAGCAGATACTTTAGCCCGTACCATTCTATCACCACGTGAGTTGCCAATTGGAATTATTACAGCCTTTTTAGGTGCACCATTTTTTGCATATTTGTTAAGAAAGAAACGAACGGGTTACTTTTAG
- a CDS encoding ABC transporter substrate-binding protein: MMKNLKFLFLSLVAIMMFALVACGNEADNENVQNNDHEDEVPSSVTLTDDTGTEVTIEGDVDRIISLIPSTTEMVFALGLGDKVVGVSEFDNFPAEVTDIEKVIGMEADVEKIVELEPDLVLADIINGDAITQLREQGLTVFAIESNNLEEVFEDITSIGELTGASEKAEAVVSDMKETRDNVVATIEGVPADERKTVYIETGEGFYSIGSGTFMANLLSIAGGENIFADQEGWLQASEESVLEENPDVIFITYGAYMDDAVGSVLNRANWENITAIQEEQVYELTSDLVSRPGPRVVEGLREMAEYLYPDQF, encoded by the coding sequence ATGATGAAAAATTTAAAGTTTTTATTCTTGTCATTAGTTGCAATCATGATGTTCGCATTAGTGGCATGTGGAAATGAAGCAGATAACGAAAACGTTCAGAACAATGACCACGAGGATGAGGTGCCAAGTTCCGTTACATTAACAGACGATACTGGTACAGAAGTGACGATTGAAGGTGATGTTGATCGTATTATCTCCCTAATTCCTAGTACAACGGAAATGGTCTTTGCATTAGGTTTAGGGGATAAAGTAGTAGGTGTGTCAGAATTTGACAACTTTCCTGCTGAAGTAACTGATATTGAAAAAGTTATCGGCATGGAAGCAGATGTTGAGAAAATTGTGGAACTAGAACCGGACTTAGTCTTAGCAGATATTATAAATGGAGACGCGATAACACAATTAAGAGAACAGGGTTTAACCGTATTTGCGATTGAATCAAATAATTTAGAAGAGGTATTTGAAGATATTACCTCAATCGGTGAGCTGACAGGAGCAAGTGAGAAAGCAGAAGCTGTCGTAAGTGATATGAAAGAAACGCGTGACAACGTAGTTGCAACAATTGAAGGTGTTCCGGCTGACGAACGAAAAACAGTTTATATTGAAACGGGTGAAGGATTTTATTCAATTGGTAGTGGTACGTTCATGGCAAATCTTCTGTCAATAGCTGGCGGTGAAAACATTTTTGCTGATCAAGAAGGCTGGCTACAAGCAAGTGAAGAAAGTGTTTTAGAAGAAAACCCTGATGTTATATTTATTACATACGGTGCTTATATGGATGATGCTGTTGGAAGTGTCTTGAATCGTGCAAACTGGGAAAATATAACAGCAATCCAAGAAGAACAAGTTTATGAACTAACTTCTGACTTGGTAAGTCGCCCAGGACCACGTGTAGTGGAAGGGTTACGTGAAATGGCAGAGTACCTTTATCCAGACCAATTTTAA
- a CDS encoding peptide chain release factor 3 translates to MAKIQEEVSRRKTFAIISHPDAGKTTLTEKMLLLGGAIRSAGSVKARKSKKFATSDWMELEKQRGISVTSSVMQFEYEGYKINILDTPGHEDFSEDTYRTLMAVDSVVMILDVAKGVEAQTKKLFKVCRDRGIPIFTFINKMDRHGKDPLELFEEIEEVLGIESTPVNYPIGMGPTFKGVYDRFTKTIEYYGEDEEESTFVSVENYTDLRKQLEKSADEETIEKLMEDLQLLDEAGNPFHLDTVKEGKQTPVFFGSAISNFGVPTFLQHFLQIAPSPFPRESSAGKVNPTDKVFSGFIFKIQANMDPSHRDRIAFLRICSGQYEKGMSTWLERTGKQMKLAQPQQFFADSREGVDHAYAGDIVGLYDPGVYQIGDTICGTKELFEFGDLPQFPPEHFAKVRPKNALRHKQYVKGIQQLAQEGAIQVYRTPKFEDTILGAVGQLQFEVFIYRMKAEYGVDLEMERLSYQLARWVKEGEIPEKAYYSSTSMLVHDYVKRQVLLFKNEFSLNYFLQQNEGITLTESPPKDK, encoded by the coding sequence AAGAAGTATCAAGACGTAAAACTTTTGCAATCATTTCTCATCCAGATGCGGGTAAAACGACTCTAACAGAAAAAATGTTGTTACTAGGTGGCGCAATTCGTTCTGCTGGTTCTGTAAAAGCGAGGAAATCCAAAAAGTTCGCAACATCAGATTGGATGGAATTGGAGAAGCAAAGGGGGATCTCCGTTACATCTAGTGTAATGCAGTTTGAGTATGAAGGGTATAAAATTAATATTTTAGATACGCCAGGACACGAAGATTTTAGTGAGGATACGTATCGTACATTAATGGCAGTTGACAGTGTTGTTATGATTCTCGACGTTGCAAAAGGTGTGGAAGCACAAACAAAAAAATTATTTAAAGTTTGTCGCGATAGGGGAATTCCGATTTTTACATTTATTAACAAGATGGACCGGCACGGAAAAGATCCTCTAGAGTTATTTGAAGAAATTGAAGAAGTGCTTGGTATTGAATCCACTCCAGTTAACTATCCAATAGGAATGGGACCAACTTTTAAAGGTGTATATGACCGGTTCACGAAAACGATTGAATATTATGGTGAAGATGAGGAAGAGTCAACTTTCGTCAGTGTGGAAAATTATACTGATTTGCGCAAACAGCTAGAAAAGTCTGCTGATGAGGAAACGATAGAAAAGTTAATGGAAGATTTACAGTTATTAGATGAAGCGGGAAATCCCTTTCATCTTGATACTGTGAAAGAAGGGAAACAGACACCTGTCTTTTTTGGGAGTGCTATTTCAAATTTTGGCGTCCCGACATTTTTGCAGCACTTCTTACAAATCGCTCCCTCTCCTTTCCCTAGAGAATCTAGCGCAGGGAAAGTGAATCCGACAGACAAAGTCTTTTCCGGTTTCATTTTTAAAATTCAGGCGAACATGGACCCTTCACACCGGGACCGTATTGCCTTTTTACGAATCTGTTCGGGACAGTATGAAAAAGGAATGTCTACTTGGTTAGAAAGAACAGGAAAGCAGATGAAATTAGCCCAACCTCAGCAGTTTTTTGCTGATAGTCGTGAAGGGGTTGACCATGCTTATGCAGGTGATATTGTTGGTTTATATGACCCAGGTGTATATCAAATAGGGGATACCATATGTGGAACGAAAGAATTGTTTGAATTCGGTGATTTGCCTCAATTTCCACCTGAACATTTTGCTAAAGTTCGCCCTAAAAATGCACTACGTCATAAGCAATATGTGAAAGGAATTCAACAGTTAGCTCAAGAAGGGGCTATCCAAGTATATCGAACTCCGAAATTCGAAGATACAATATTAGGCGCTGTTGGCCAGTTGCAATTTGAAGTGTTTATTTACCGAATGAAGGCGGAATACGGTGTTGACCTTGAAATGGAACGTTTAAGTTATCAATTAGCCCGTTGGGTAAAAGAAGGGGAAATACCGGAAAAAGCATATTATAGTAGTACAAGTATGCTCGTTCATGATTACGTAAAGCGACAAGTGTTGTTGTTCAAAAATGAATTTTCCTTAAATTACTTTCTTCAACAAAATGAAGGGATCACATTGACAGAATCCCCGCCAAAAGATAAGTGA